From one Triticum urartu cultivar G1812 chromosome 3, Tu2.1, whole genome shotgun sequence genomic stretch:
- the LOC125544260 gene encoding probable protein phosphatase 2C 8 — translation MSSETSKRDHARELLAADRKLMTVARSARRRRLELRRLGRTASAAAEDEGAKRVRPAPDSSSDSSDSAKVVPVASRCSACVSHGAVSVIGRRREMEDAVAVAAPFLAETAGVEGSGDVEYGAGDEGFFAVYDGHGGSRVAEACRLRMHLVLAEEVRLRRLRPGGEGQRQAEDDEDGARWKEAMTACFARVDGEVGVDDGTDTGEQTVGSTAVVAVVGPRRIVVANCGDSRAVLSRGGVPVPLSSDHKPDRPDEMERVEAAGGKVINWNGYRILGVLATSRSIGDYYLKPYVIAEPEVTVMDRTDKDEFLVLASDGLWDVVSNDIACKIARNCLSGRAASKYPESVAGSTAADAAALLVELAMARGSKDNISVVVVELRRLKSRTAAVIKENRR, via the exons ATGAGCAGCGAGACGAGCAAGCGAGATCATGCACGggagctcctcgccgccgacaGGAAGCTGATGACCGTGGCCCGTTCGGCGCGACGGCGCCGGCTGGAGCTCCGGCGGCTGGGACGTACGGCGTCCGCGGCCGCGGAGGACGAGGGTGCGAAGCGGGTGCGGCCGGCGCCGGACAGCTCCTCGGACTCGTCTGACTCCGCGAAGGTGGTGCCGGTGGCGTCTAGGTGTTCGGCGTGCGTGTCGCACGGAGCGGTGTCCGTGATCGGGCGCCGGCGGGAGATGGAGGACGCGGTGGCCGTCGCCGCGCCGTTCCTGGCCGAGACGGCGGGGGTGGAGGGCAGCGGCGACGTGGAGTACGGGGCAGGGGACGAGGGCTTCTTCGCGGTGTACGACGGGCACGGCGGGTCGCGCGTGGCGGAGGCGTGCCGGCTGCGGATGCACCTGGTGCTCGCGGAGGAGGTGCGGCTTCGTCGTCTGCGGCCCGGGGGCGAAGGGCAGCGTCAGGCCGAGGACGACGAGGACGGTGCGCGGTGGAAGGAGGCCATGACGGCCTGCTTCGCCCGGGTGGACGGCGAGGTCGGCGTCGACGACGGGACCGACACCGGCGAGCAGACGGTGGGCTCCACCGCCGTCGTGGCCGTCGTGGGCCCGCGCCGCATCGTCGTCGCGAACTGCGGCGACTCCCGCGCCGTGCTCTCTCGCGGCGGCGTCCCCGTGCCGCTCTCCTCCGACCACAAG CCAGACCGACCTGACGAAATGGAAAGAGTAGAAGCAGCTGGTGGCAAGGTCATTAACTGGAATGGATACCGTATCCTGGGAGTGCTCGCGACTTCGAGGTCAATCG GAGACTATTACCTGAAACCATATGTGATAGCGGAACCAGAAGTCACCGTCATGGACCGGACGGACAAAGACGAGTTCCTCGTACTGGCAAGCGACGGCCTGTGGGATGTGGTGTCCAATGACATCGCCTGCAAGATCGCGAGAAATTGCCTAAGTGGGCGCGCGGCCTCCAAGTACCCCGAGTCCGTCGCCGGGAGCACGGCGGCCGACGCCGCGGCGCTGCTGGTGGAGCTCGCCATGGCACGCGGCAGCAAGGACAACATCAGCGTCGTTGTCGTCGAGTTGCGGCGACTGAAGAGTAGGACAGCGGCGGTGATCAAAGAGAACCGCAGGTAG